The sequence CTCACAGGGACCTGAAGTTGGACAATTTGCTCCTGGACACCGAGGGCTATGTCAAGATTGCAGACTTTGGCCTCTGCAAGGAgggtgaggggcagggctgggatctgAGGGGCTGGCCTTTGGGGTTTAGACAGAAAGGGGAGGGAATGGAGTCCCCAGCCCTATCTGGGTTACCCTTACCCTGGTCTGTCTGCACCATCCCCTGCCTGGCTGGGCTAGAGCTGTGACTTCCCCCATAACCTCACATGGCCCTGCTGTCCCCAGGGATGGGCTATGGGGACCGGACCAGCACTTTCTGCGGGACCCCAGAGTTCCTGGCACCGGAGGTGCTGACGGACACATCGTACACTCGGGCAGTGGACTGGTGGGGGCTGGGCGTGCTGCTGTATGAGATGCTGGTTGGTGAGGTGAGGCCCCAGGCTGCTCCACCCTGCGTGTCCCTAGTAACCTGTATATGTCcggcgggggggcggggtgtcAAAATTGGCCTCCACTGTGTTCTGGTTGAGGACAGGTGGCTTTGCCTCCCTGGCCTCGGTTTCAGCATCTGTAAATTGGGGTACTTACGCTCCCAAGTGAGTCTTGTAAAAGTGCAGCTGGAGCCCCGGGTGGAACTGGGTGTGGTGTGGCCAGAGAGGCCTAATTCACCCTGCCTCTTCCTGTCCCCAGTCCCCGTTCCCAGGGGACGACGAGGAGGAGGTATTTGACAGCATTGTCAACGATGAGGTTCGCTACCCCCGCTTCCTGTCAGCTGAAGCCATTGGTATCATGCGCAGGGTGagggacacccccccccaacTTGGGGTGGGCTAGGGGAGTGGCTCTGGGGCTAAGAAGGGGAACACTGACACAGaactccctccccccagctgctGCGGAGGAATCCAGAGCGGAGGTTGGGATCCAGCGAGAGGGATGCAGAGGATGTGAAAAAACAGCCTTTCTTCAGGGTGAAGCCCCCCACTCCCAGGATCCAAGACCTAGTGGCCTCACCTCCAACACTGTCACCTCCCCTTGACACCTGCCTgcctttccttccccctcccttacCCCCACTAGCCCTCCTACACTCACGTCCACTCCAGGCTGGCCTGGTGGGGAGCACTGCACTGTGTATAAGCCCCCCCCATACTGTGATCCTTCCTGAGCCCCTAggccccccacttcccccaccaTCTTTTGACTCCTATGTTGATCCCCACAGATCCAGGGCTAGATGGGGCGCAAGGAGCAGACCCCTCCTGCGCCCTGCTCTGAACCTACCCTGATGAGCTCTCCCCAATCTGTCCTGCAGACACTGGGCTGGGATGCTCTGCTGGCCCGACGCCTGCCACCGCCTTTCGTACCCACGCTGGCCGGCCGCACTGATGTCAGCAACTTCGACGAGGAGTTCACAGGAGAGGCCCCCCGGCTGAGCCCACCCCGCGACGCACGGCCCCTCACGGCCACGGAGCAGGCAGCCTTCCGGGACTTCGACTTCGTGGCCGGGGTCCGCtagctccctcccccacccctgcccccaccgagctgttagtagtttttaaaaaggccTTTGGGGTTTGCCCCATCCATGCATCCTCCGTCTCTTTTTGTGCACAGTTATGGGGGTGCGGGGCGTGCttggaggtggggagagctggGAGGGGATGCGATGGGTGGCCGGCAGCGgcgtagggagtgatggggaaaTGCCTCGGGTTATGGTGGCGGATCATTTGAAGAGGGCCAAGGGATGGTGGAGACTCGGGGCTGTTATCATGGAGGGGAGCGTGGGCAGAATGTGATGGGAGGGGGCTCGGAGCTGTGTAGAGGGAAGTCGGGTTAGAGGCCTGTGATGGGGcgtggtttgggggtggggacttGGGGTTCTGTTGGGGGAGCTCAGGGCCATAATAAGCGAATGGTTGCGGGAGTCATTCCTGATGACAGCAGGGGCGAGAAGTGCCCCCCGACCCTCTCGCCCTGCTCCCAGCGGAGCCCTGACCCCAGGACTGCGGCCACGGCCTTGCGCGCATGCTCCTACGACTCCGGCTCTGCGCCTCTGCGCCCCCGCGTGGCAAGTCCAGGAACTGCAACCCGAGAGGCGTACACAGCGCCTCTGCAGCCCCCGCGCGGCCACTAAGGTGCTTCAGCCCCAACGGGACACACCGCCCTGGGGTTGTCCGCAAAACAGTTTTATTCCCCGAAGTCTCCACGCTGCAGACCTGAGGCAGGCCCCGGATAGTCTGGCTTAGCCGCTGGGCGCGCCTAGAAGTGACTGAGGCCACTGTGCCGGGAGCTGCGCAGCGAGCTGGCCTCCCAAGCACTCCTGGTGAGGCCCAGCCCCGCGGGGCTGCCCTTGGCAGCTGCCCTTGAAGGCAGGAGGCGAAGCAGTTGTCGAAGCACAGCCTGGCGCAGCAAGATGTACACCCAGGGGTCCAGAATCTGGTTCCACGAGGCGAGGCGAACGGCCAAAAACAGCGGCCGCTGTAGGGAGCTGGAGCCCCAGCCCGCGATGGCCAGCACCACCAACACCTGCGGGAGAAGACGGTGTGAGCGGTGCGGTAGTGTAAGCAGAGGGGACCGGCGAAGGGTAGGGCCGGGATGGATGGGAGTGTATCCGGAAGGTAAGGACGCTGTGAGGAGGGACGGAACGTCACGGGGAGGGTAAATGGGAATCTAATTGGGAAGGAGTtatggagagaggggaggagaagcagggGCATTAGAGAGCGTGGCAGAAGCAAAAGTTTTCAGTGGGTGTGTGCTCGGGCCAGAAAGAAGTCCCAGGTATCCCAAAGGACGGGGGATTgatggggagaagagaaaaggggtGGTGATAGTGGAAGGGAGCTAGGGAATGAAGGCACTTAGGTGGGtagggctggaggggaggcttGCCTGGGTCGGGTGAACTGCAAATACCCCAGAAAGGAGTAAGGGGGACTGGGAGGAGGAATGGGACGTCAGAGGGAGAGGGCAAAGGGTGGACTCTGGCAGGTGGGGCCTCGAGGGCCCAGAGCCCTGGCTGGGTCAGAGAGAGAGGACCCAGGTATCCCAGGATGGAAAAGGGCGGGAGGCGTCACGGAGGGCGTGGGAAGGAACAGCGTTGGAGGGGCATGCGCGCCCCTCACCAATAGGGGGCTCCAGCAGATGCACGACACCACCATGATGCCCACGAGCTGGCCCACCATCTCCACGTCGTGGGCGCGGGCTCTGCGCGCTGAGCCACGGCCCAGAGAGCCGCTGGGGGCGGCGGAGGCCGACACGACGGACGAGGCGGACGAGGCGGAGGCCGAACGGGCTCCGTGCCCTCCCCAGTGACGGCGGCTGTCGGGGCCTCCGGCCGGGAAGTGCCGTCCAGAGCGGCGGCGCCAGCGGGCGCGCAGCAAGGCCAGGCCGCTGAGTGTGTTGCACACGAGAGCGGCGAGCAGCGAGGCCAAGCCGAGGCCGGCGAAAAGGCCGGCGAGCAGCGACTGGCGCCAGCCTCCCGCCGGGCCCAGACCGATGAAGCACCACGTGCCCGGGTACTGCAGCTCGTAGCGGCCCACGCGCGCCAGCGGCAGCAGCGCCACGGCCAAGGCCACGGCGGCCAGCGCGGCCAGAGCCAGCCGCGCGCGGGCCACCGAGACGCGGGCCGCGTGCAGCAGGGGCCGCGTGACGCCCACGCAGCGCTCCACGGCCATGCCGCAGCCCAGCAGCAGCGGGCACAGGCCGAAGAAGACCATGCAGCCGCCCAGGAAGTGGCAGGCCACGCCGACCGGCGAGCGCCCCGCCGCGTACAGGCGCAGCACCAGCGCGCCCGGGATCACGTGGCCCGCCAGGTCGGTGGCCAGCAGGCTGGCGACGAACAGCAGGAAGGTGGCTGCCGAGCGGCGGCGCCGCAGACGGCCCGCGGCCTGCGCCAGCAGTGCCAGCGCCAGCACGTTGGACACGGCGCCCAGCGTCATGGAGAAGATGGGCAGCGCGGGCGACGCGCCCACCTGGCCCGACGGTGGTCCGGCGGACGCGTTGGGGGCCCCCGGTGCCGTACACGTGGTCGCCTCGCCCGCCAGGCTCAGGTTGAGGGGCCCGCAAGGGCTCATGTCAGGTgccgggggtggggctggggaggaggagaggaggggaaggtgaGGTCCCACCATTGGCCTGGCACCAGCTGGTGGTCCCATCTCAGATCATCAAGACCCATTTGACCCCATGGAGTTCTTCTATAGACCCTCTGTTCATGGCACCTTCAGATGACTGGCTTCCCCATTCCTGATCCACTCCGCCTCCCGGCCTCAGtctgccctccctgcctgctTCTCTGTCCACCACTGCTCACCTGCCTGCAGCCCCACCTGTCTCTGACCCCACCTCTGGGCCTTACCCACCCACCTCTGACAGGGCACCTCCCATTCTGACACCACATCAAGTTCCTGACCTCTAGCCCCATCTGATACCCATTGAGCCATTTCTGATCCCAGGGCCCCACCTGACCCCACTGTCCCATCTCTGACCATCACCATGTAACCTTTACTCCAGTCCCATCCTAGATGGTCACAGCCCCATCTCTGCTATTATGGGCACATCTCTCCCCACCACAGTGACGATTTCCCCAGGGCCACATCTCTGATCCCACAGCTCCATCCCTGTTCCCATAAACCCATCTCTGTTCCCTTGGCCACATCTCTGTCCACAGAGCCCTGCCCCTGTCCCCAGAGCCCCATCCCTGTCCCCCACACTCCCATCTCTGAGCTCCATCGCTGTCTCTCACCCAGGCCCTACCTCTGACCTGCTGCCTCACCCTGGATGCCCACAGTTCTGCTCCTGCCAGCTCCATATCTCTGCCCCAGAGGCCTCAAGGCCACCCATTCCCTGATAACCCCTGGTGAGGCCTGAGAGGACAGAACTGCCTTCTAGGTCTTATGGGAAGGGAGGCTGGACAGACGGTAAGATCAACAGGGACAGACAGATGGGCTGAGAGTCAAGGAACACAGGAAGGACAGGCTGGGGGAGCCAGGGCCCCATCCTTCCATGCCTTCCTCCCCAGCTGGAGAGCCTCATGCCCCAGCCTTCTTACCCGGAGATGCCTGGGATGCAGGGTCCCCATCGCCTGCCACTCGGCCCCTGCTGCCCCGCTGTGCCGGCTGCCCCACTGCGCCTGAGCCCGCTACACCCGAGCGTCCGAGCTCTCCGACaggctgctccctccctccctccctcctggggcgGCTCCTCTGCtcagctccctgcctcctcccgctGCCCGCTCCAGCCTCCAGGGGCCGTTCCACCCAGCGCAAGCCTTCAGGGGACCTGGGGTGGCAGAGACCCCCCCCTTCCTGCACTCCTGGCAATGGTCAGGGGCCACTTCTGGCCCCAGCTCCCCTAATGACGAAGCGGGGCTCTGGGAAGTTGGCCTGGCCCCCGTGACCCTCTCCTGCTGGTGGTGCGGGAGCAGCCCCCTTCCCTCCAAGGCGTGGGCCTCTCGCCTGCCTCATTAATAAAGCAGATAAAATCTAAACACTGGAAAATGTGAGTGTCACCCTGGGCAGGCTGGGGCGGCTTAGGGGGTGCCGCTACCCCCACCAGGCCTGTGAGGTTGGAGGGCTAGCCCTCTGTGGGGAGAGCAACACCCCCTTGCCCTGCCAGAGCCTTCATGGATgttgggtgggtggtggggggcagTGCCCTGGGTGGACCAGCTTGGTGGTGGGTCAGGCCCAGCCTGACCAGGAGATCCGCCCATTATTTACACAGGGGCTTAAAGCCCAGGCCAGGGCTGCAGCGAGTCATaccctgggaggggagagggaggaggctgaAGGGGGGCAGGGGAGCCAGGATGTGTGGTGACCAGTGGACTGTCTCCTAGATCCTGCTTTAGGATGTGGTGAGCACATACACATCCCAAGCTACAGACAGCCACACCTGAGGGCACACAGCTGCATCCTCACCTCCTGCCCTGAGAAGTAGGATCACATCCTTGAGGGGTGGACACACAGTCTCACACCCGAAGATACACAATCATATCCCTTAACACCCTGAGACCCACCACCATCACAGCCTGCCCAGCAGCAGCCACATTACTCAGAGCCTTGGGGTCAGCCATCGTCACACTGAGACAGTCTCACCCACAGCACCAGAGCTGTGCCCATAGTTACCGACTCTAACACCCTGACACACAGCCCCCTGAGAAAGGGACCATCACATCCCTTAGCGCTGGCAAATAGTCTCACTCAGCACCTTGAGTGGTGCACACAACCGTTATCACTGACACAGCCCCCAGTCACACACCATGTCACCCAGAGATGCCCCCTAACAGTCCAAGACAGGTCCCACAGGTACACACGGCATACACTCGAGACACAAGGAGTGGCACCCCCTGGACACCCCGAGATCTAGCCGGTCACTCCCCGACCCGAACAACAGCAACACTCAGGGACACACATGCTTACAGCCCTGGACACCCTGAGCTGCAGTCCATGGCCACACTCCACACAGGAGCTCCGCCAGTGACGTCCACACACATCCTGGAACTTGAAGACAGTTGTCACACCCTGTTCCCTCAACAGTCCGCAAACCAGCACTCTGAGAGATACAGTTCTACCTGCTCAACATCCAGGCTCACACAGCCTCACCCCTTCACAACCCGAGCTGTCTATTAGCACAGACACACAAAGTGCCCACAGGTGCCCAGAGtaacccctgcccctgcccctgcccagctggtcctccccgctccctcctcccagggcccATCGCCTGCGTGTTGGAAATGGGGAGAAGGCGGGCTCAGACCGGCCCTCTCAGCTCGCCCCCAAACATTCCTGCGGGGACCTCTGGCCTGGTTCCCCTCACTTCAGTCCCCGCTCTTCCCTCCAGGTCTGGCCAGGAttcgccccgcccccaccgccctGCTTCCCTGATCCCCTCCTCAATCCTTAAAGATGAAGTGGGTTGTCAGAACAAGCACGCTGGGGTTATGATGTGCAGCACAGAGCATGGCGCGCCATGGACACTGGCAGACCCCACACGCACAGAGTCACCCGGGGTGGGGGCATGTCAtgaaccccaccccccccagcctCGGAGTGGGGTTGCTCCCCATTAGCACTCACCAGGGCAGGCCTGAGACTCCACCTTAAGCCCACcccatctttctttctccatgCCTCCTGGCCCCGGGGCTCTCCACGGCCCTGGGTTGGAACAGGCAAGAGCCCACAGCCTCCTGCCCACCGATCGCATCAGGCCAGGGGTGGCGGGAAGCCTTGTTTGAGAGGAAACAAGATTTGCACCCTCAGGAGGCCGAGAAGCTCTGGCCTTGCCTGGAAGCCGGGTGGCTTGCAGCCAAGAGCTTCATCAGGCGGAAcgggtgggagggggcgggtggcTGGGGCCAGTTCCTAATTCAATTTGGAGCCCAAAGAGGATGGATTTCAGCTGCTGCATTCTTTCCCAGCCCCGGCCCACCCTCCTCTCCCATTCCAAAGCCACCACACAGGTCCAACAGCAGATAGATTCTTTATGTTCCAGACAGGAAATTCAGATACAAAAGCCCACCTCCGTCATcatccctcctgccccttctGTCCCGGGCTGAGCTGAGGGAGAcacagggggcaggggagggagggagtttgggggctTCACAGCAGACTTGTGTTTCAAATGCGGAGGTAACAGACTCCACAGTGAGGGGGCTcctctgggggcaggggggcggtgCAGGGGGAGGGTGTTATTGCATTTGCTGAGGGGGTACACCCCCCTCCTTCATTCCCTGCGTCAGGAAACTAGGGAGGTCACGACCCCCGAATAGAACCCGAGGCCCTAGGGAGACAGAGGGACCAGTTTGGCAGCGGAGGCGGAAAGcattgggggcgggggtggccaCCCAATCTGGCTGGTCCCTCCCCGCGCCTGACCCGGCTGAGGTAGGTGGGgaacagggcagggggtggggggtggctggggaccCCAGCCAGGCGGGGAACTGGCAAGGGGGTGGTACCGATTGGAGGGGGGCAGAGGCCTGGCCCCACCTCCACTCCATATCATCTTCGGGCTACTGAGCTGGGCCCAAGCTGGACGCTGGGGTCCAGGCTGTGGTATCTCCACCCCAGAGGCTCCCACCAGGCCCGGCCCAAGTCATCTCAAGGTCCAGTGGGAGGCCTAGTAGCGGCCAACCTTGGCGTCCCCAATGGCCCCCCAGACGTCAAAGACAAACTCATCCGGGAAGGCGAAGTCACCAAGCCGTTCATCCAGGGCCTCAGCCAGCTCGTCCGGATTTCTTTTGTCCTTTCCAAGCTCTACTATGGTGGCCGCTGCGGGAGGaggcgggaggtgggggcagaatggaggcacagatggcaGAAGTGCTCAGGGTAGATGCAGCCCCACAGGACCTAGAAGCCCCTTCCCCCAAACACCCCCCATCCCCAGACCCAGGCACCCCCTACTCACCCAACTCTGTGTCCCTGATGCCCATGTAACTCTCCAGCAGGTCATCCACCTTCTCAATGGCCTTCTCCTCAAAGGctgaaggctgggggtgggaggagggacaaTGACATCATAATAACGTGACTATAACTGTAACTGTACTAAGTGCTGGGTGCAATTTTTACCACTTTCAGTAATAGAAACCCACAGTTCATCCTCATGATAACCCTGAAAGTGTCCGtattatgatccccattttacagattaggaaacagagATCCACTTGCTCGAGAAAGGTCCCAGAGCTGGGAGGTGGCAGAGGTGGATTTGCACCCAGTGCCCAGAGCCCCTCAGCTAAGAGGTGATGCTGCCCCTATGAATTCCACAGGGAAGCAGGGCTGAGGCCCGGCTGGAACACTCACCAGATCCTCTACTGTGGCAGTACCCCGGGATCGGAGCCGGAGGGTCCCTCGGCCAGTGCCCAGCTGGGGACCGGAGCCAGGGCGGCCACCCCCTGAACGCACGCTGATCATGTctgtgggaggcagggaaggggtgAGGGCTGGAGAAACCCAATCCAAGCATGTTCTGGGCAGGAACCTGGGCATCCCAGCCTCAGACAACCCTCTACCTTTTCTAAGCTTCTGTAGGCTTTGGGGGAGTTGGGGGCTGAGGTGACCCCAGGAGGGCAGGACTCCTGACTCAGGCTTGGCATGGGTGTAGGAGGCACAGCCAGGGGCTAGGAATGGAAAAGGCTGGGGGGGAGACTGGAGGGGGCCACTCCTGTTCCCAGGGCCTGAGGGACAGGAAGGGGGTGggtcctgggtctccagctgctTTCCCGAAGGCCAAGGGGGTACAGCTGCTGGGCCACAGACCAGCCCTATCTGCCTGGGGAAGTGTTTTagagtcccccacccccaccccctgggccttGGGCCCATTCCTGAGAGTTAatgaagccagacaaaaaagtgGGGGGGCTGGCACAGGGCAGCCAAGCCTGGCTTTTCAGGGCTGCCCAGGGTTGGGGGCACTTGGCTGGGCTAATGGCTCTTGGAAGCTGGATATGGGGGCAACTTCCTCCTTGCCTCCATCCTCCTCCCAGGCGAGGCAGAGAGCCAGCACCCCTCTCCAGGGCAGGGTGGAGCTGCCCCACCCCCTTTCCACTGTGACCAGCTGGGCTTGGGCACCACCTGCTGGTGGCCCTTGGCACTGCAGCCAGGACCCAAGCGCAGGGGAAGATCCAGGCTCCAGGAGGCAGCCCCTCACCAAAGGCCTTTCGGGGCTCTGTGAGCTTCAGCGTGAAGGTGCGGCCTCGGGGTAGCTCCTTGAGCAGCCGGGCCACCTCGTAGTGCCGGCAGCCCAGCAGGCTCTGTCCATTGATGGCCTCGATCATGTCACCCACGCTGATGAGCTGGATGTGGTCGATCACGCTGCCCTCCTTAATGCGCTGTGGGGAAAGGAGCTGTCAGCCCCTGTGGCTCTGCCCTTGGGTCCTATGGGTAGGCCCTACCCTCGAGACTCTgagtgccccacccccaggcacctTGATGAAGGCGTAGCCGGCCCCGTTGTCTGTGATGGTGAGCCCTAACGCCTCCTCCGACTTGAACACCTCTACTTCCTTGCGCTGCCCCTTGATGTGGGCGAAGATGAAGTCCTCCAGCCCGATCTGGCCCCCCAGGAGCTTATCCATGTCCACTTTGTGGGTGTTGAGGGTGCAGAACATCACCTGCAGGGGTGGGAGACATTCAGCCCTCGCCTCCCTCCAGCGCCCTTTGCGGATCACCACCTGAGGGGGAAGTGAGGAGAGCTGGGAAAGGCCTGGGGGTCCCCACCCCCGTGCCTGACCACCCGCAGAGCCAGGGCAGGGCCCCACTAGGGCTGGGTTTCTGTGCTAGCAAAAAACTCCCTGCTGTTTCCAGggtacagagcctggcacagagaggGTGCTCAGAAAATGcctgtggaatgaatgaagggGCACAGATACCCGTCCTGCCTCCTGAGACCCCTGCATCTACTTCCCGCTCAATCCAACAGTCACCCTCCTTGCTTCCCTTCCTTTGGCCCCCAAAGTCCTCGGGATGGGACCTCCCAATGAATCATGGAGAAGTGAATCTTGCATCTGACCTTCAATCCCCCCAATCCGCTGGGCTGCAACCTCCCAATGCATGATGGGAATGTAGCATCCAGCCCTGGCCATCCATTCCCACAATCCGCTGGGGCAGAGGCCTCCCAGTGCCTGATGGGAACTCGGCACCCAGTCCTGATCTCCAGTTCCCCACAATGCACTGGGCTGCAGGTCTCCTAATGCCTGATAGAAACTCAGCATCCAGGTGTGGCCACCCGCCCCCACAATCCACTGGGGCACAGGTCTCCCAATGCCTGCATCTGGCTGTGGCCTCTAGTTTGCCACAAACCAGTGAGGTGCAGGCTTCCAATGCCTGATGAAACTCAGCATCCAGCCCTGGCCTCCAGCTGCCTATAATTCACTGGGGTAAGGCCACAGTATCTGCAGCTTCAGCACCTGAGCCACAGCTCACAAACAGGATGCATGCTCAGGCCTCTCTCTAGCTCACCATCAGAGACCCCAGTGCCCGGCTCTCCGGGGGTACCTCAGCAGCTGGCAACCGGAAGGCCTCGGCGATTTTGCTGTACAGCTCCTTGACGTTGGTGAAGCCCTCGATGCGGCCAGTGGGACTGCCGTGGGCCAGCTGGGTGTGAAACACGAGGCGGGGCcgcagggcggggggagggggaggcaagcCCATTTGGgggccccccgccccacctccgcCCAGGGGCTCCGGCTCCCCCACGCCCAGACCACCACGGCCTGGCTCAGCCTCCTCATTTTCCACCAGAGGCGGCGCCTTTTTCCGCCGCCCCAGTCCCAGCGGCATGAGCAGCGAGAAGAGGGGGCACGCCCAGGAGATCTGCAGGACAGGAAAAGGGGCTCAGGGCCTGGGCAGTGGCCTTGGGCCGCCTCGCCCCTACAGGTCcaatgaaatattcagaaaacagACTGGCTTCAGTTTAAAATCCGGTCCCAGCTCAGAGCCagacaaagcaagatgattggccaaaggaaacccggAAGAAATGCCCTATGTAAGTGATTCAGACTACCACGAGGACGCGACTCTCTCTGAGTCTGCCCGTGTGTGCCTAGTCACacgtactctttttcctcctgattaaacacttcacttgtttcactttaaaaaaaggaaaaaagaaaaaagaaaacaaaaatccagtCCCAGCACTTACACACCTGCACAGAACTAATCATATCAGCTACTATCTATCATAACCCTATGCTAACTGCTCTGTGATCTCAGTCAATCCTCACACCACATCATGGGGACCATATTATCATCTCCATGATGTAATTATGTGATATACCATAATATGTGATTATGCCCATTTaacatgagaaaatggaggctcacagcctacatttctatttatttttctattggtcACAGTCACTAGTGCTGTGTGCAAAAAATTTCTGACTCTCCCCCTTCAAAGCATGTAGGCAGATGGCACTTACTGGCCTCCTTGTGACTGGGCAAGCATCTGACCAGTTCTGGCCCATGAGTTGTGACAGGAAGTGACACATGACATTTCTGGACTGAAGCATTTAATTACTGAAGCAAGAGCCTCCAGAGATCCATTTCTACTGGTAGGGTGACCAGCCACATTTGATGTGGTGGTGGCCTCATCAGGCCAGGCTCTGAGTGACCACAATGAATGGAACCC is a genomic window of Hippopotamus amphibius kiboko isolate mHipAmp2 chromosome 15, mHipAmp2.hap2, whole genome shotgun sequence containing:
- the PTGER1 gene encoding prostaglandin E2 receptor EP1 subtype isoform X1, which produces MGPPAGARPMVGPHLPLLSSSPAPPPAPDMSPCGPLNLSLAGEATTCTAPGAPNASAGPPSGQVGASPALPIFSMTLGAVSNVLALALLAQAAGRLRRRRSAATFLLFVASLLATDLAGHVIPGALVLRLYAAGRSPVGVACHFLGGCMVFFGLCPLLLGCGMAVERCVGVTRPLLHAARVSVARARLALAALAAVALAVALLPLARVGRYELQYPGTWCFIGLGPAGGWRQSLLAGLFAGLGLASLLAALVCNTLSGLALLRARWRRRSGRHFPAGGPDSRRHWGGHGARSASASSASSVVSASAAPSGSLGRGSARRARAHDVEMVGQLVGIMVVSCICWSPLLVLVVLAIAGWGSSSLQRPLFLAVRLASWNQILDPWVYILLRQAVLRQLLRLLPSRAAAKGSPAGLGLTRSAWEASSLRSSRHSGLSHF
- the PTGER1 gene encoding prostaglandin E2 receptor EP1 subtype isoform X2; translation: MSPCGPLNLSLAGEATTCTAPGAPNASAGPPSGQVGASPALPIFSMTLGAVSNVLALALLAQAAGRLRRRRSAATFLLFVASLLATDLAGHVIPGALVLRLYAAGRSPVGVACHFLGGCMVFFGLCPLLLGCGMAVERCVGVTRPLLHAARVSVARARLALAALAAVALAVALLPLARVGRYELQYPGTWCFIGLGPAGGWRQSLLAGLFAGLGLASLLAALVCNTLSGLALLRARWRRRSGRHFPAGGPDSRRHWGGHGARSASASSASSVVSASAAPSGSLGRGSARRARAHDVEMVGQLVGIMVVSCICWSPLLVLVVLAIAGWGSSSLQRPLFLAVRLASWNQILDPWVYILLRQAVLRQLLRLLPSRAAAKGSPAGLGLTRSAWEASSLRSSRHSGLSHF
- the GIPC1 gene encoding PDZ domain-containing protein GIPC1 — protein: MPLGLGRRKKAPPLVENEEAEPGRGGLGVGEPEPLGGGGAGGPQMGLPPPPPALRPRLVFHTQLAHGSPTGRIEGFTNVKELYSKIAEAFRLPAAEVMFCTLNTHKVDMDKLLGGQIGLEDFIFAHIKGQRKEVEVFKSEEALGLTITDNGAGYAFIKRIKEGSVIDHIQLISVGDMIEAINGQSLLGCRHYEVARLLKELPRGRTFTLKLTEPRKAFDMISVRSGGGRPGSGPQLGTGRGTLRLRSRGTATVEDLPSAFEEKAIEKVDDLLESYMGIRDTELAATIVELGKDKRNPDELAEALDERLGDFAFPDEFVFDVWGAIGDAKVGRY